In the Gossypium raimondii isolate GPD5lz chromosome 9, ASM2569854v1, whole genome shotgun sequence genome, one interval contains:
- the LOC105799998 gene encoding uncharacterized protein LOC105799998, whose protein sequence is MPGPGPHLMYAMSSGLALTHLTRGRFSPHHTLTYTLNAFFGPDIGSFSEWLTSVLFLDSSVLAFLADSIHHPVYYVLILGLPLCLFYSWASGILVKRSLLDSVSGVPLSRKQCLLLISAGSFSHFFLDHLFEENGKSSMYTWILSTGWWINRAPVNPDAVVVVGFLCTCLIGGFIYINRVGLPKSTRKQSYQSMKLIMIIASLYSFWCASQTYWANPRRPAVGEEADLGVLVFLATYFLLPHGLCILSMNSEDLHTDHIPL, encoded by the exons ATGCCAGGCCCAGGTCCCCACCTCATGTATGCTATGAGCTCGGGCCTAGCTCTGACCCATCTCACCAGGGGACGTTTCTCCCCTCACCACACCCTTACCTATACTCTCAACGCCTTCTTCGGCCCTGACATAGGCTCCTTCTCTGAGTGGCTAACCTCTGTTCTCTTCCTTGATTCTTCTGTTCTCGCTTTTTTAGCTGATTCAATCCATCACCCTGTTTATTATGTCTTGATTCTGGGGCTTCCTTTATGCCTTTTCTACTCCTGGGCATCAGGTATTTTGGTGAAAAGAAGCCTTCTTGATTCTGTTTCAGGG GTGCCACTTTCAAGGAAGCAATGCTTATTGTTGATATCAGCTGGTTCTTTTTCCCACTTTTTCCTTGACCATTTATTTGAG GAAAATGGTAAGTCATCCATGTATACTTGGATATTGAGCACTGGCTGGTGGATAAACCGTGCACCTGTTAACCCAGATGCTGTGGTTGTAGTTGGATTCCTGTGCACTTGTTTAATTGGTGGCTTCATTTACATCAACAG AGTGGGGTTGCCAAAATCTACCAGAAAACAATCATACCAATCAATGAAACTTATTATGATCATAGCAAGCCTGTATTCTTTCTGGTGTGCAAGCCAAACATACTGGGCTAATCCTCGACGGCCAGCAGTTGGCGAAGAAGCTGATCTTGGAGTCCTTGTATTCTTAGCTACCTACTTTCTTCTTCCCCATGGTCTCTGTATATTGTCCATGAACTCCGAGGATCTCCACACCGATCATATCCCTCTTTAA